One region of Thiomonas intermedia genomic DNA includes:
- a CDS encoding class I SAM-dependent methyltransferase, giving the protein MKQHDLAAHQFGTTAAAYLTSTVHAQGQDLQRLGAMVQQAPPCRALDLGCGAGHASFALAAAGAQVTALDLSPEMLAIVAQEAQARGLHGLQTCQGPADKLPIAEASFDLVVTRFSAHHWPDVPAALREMRRVVRPEGTLIVIDAVALESPLCDTLLQTVELLRDASHVRDYRVSEWAAMLDQAGFAAPRTDGWTLTMDFASWVARMRTPELRVQAIRDVLDRAPQEARQAMRVQTDGSFDLSVAWMQAQPRAGSGRAH; this is encoded by the coding sequence ATGAAACAGCACGATTTGGCCGCCCATCAGTTCGGCACCACCGCCGCCGCCTACCTCACCAGCACCGTGCACGCGCAGGGACAGGACCTGCAGCGTCTTGGCGCGATGGTGCAGCAAGCGCCCCCCTGCCGCGCACTCGACCTCGGTTGCGGGGCCGGGCACGCCAGCTTCGCCCTGGCGGCCGCCGGGGCGCAGGTCACCGCCCTGGACCTGTCGCCTGAGATGCTCGCGATCGTGGCGCAAGAAGCGCAAGCCCGCGGCCTGCACGGACTGCAGACTTGTCAGGGGCCGGCCGACAAGCTGCCGATTGCCGAGGCCAGCTTCGACCTGGTGGTCACCCGATTCTCAGCCCATCACTGGCCCGATGTTCCCGCCGCCCTGCGTGAAATGCGCCGGGTCGTCCGCCCCGAAGGCACGCTGATCGTCATCGACGCCGTGGCCTTGGAATCGCCTCTTTGCGACACCCTGCTGCAGACGGTGGAGTTGTTGCGCGACGCCTCCCATGTGCGCGACTACCGCGTGTCGGAATGGGCGGCCATGCTGGACCAGGCTGGCTTTGCCGCGCCTCGGACGGATGGCTGGACCCTGACCATGGACTTCGCCTCGTGGGTGGCGCGCATGCGCACCCCGGAACTGCGCGTGCAGGCCATCCGCGACGTGCTGGACCGTGCGCCTCAGGAGGCGCGGCAGGCCATGCGCGTTCAGACCGACGGATCGTTCGATCTGTCAGTCGCGTGGATGCAGGCCCAGCCCCGCGCGGGTTCGGGTCGCGCCCATTAA
- a CDS encoding helix-turn-helix domain-containing protein, whose protein sequence is MSPPSSALSGDSPQGSRLLGEFIRLHRNRLSPAAAGLPSAGRRRAPGLRREELASLCGVSATWITWLEQGRSVAASAKTLERLSHALQLSTAERAYLFELARRRDPSEPTAPPKAVDVVLRSVHAMGHPAYVLNQRWDVVAGNAPAADLFLDWQADGTEADPTAPPNLFRFLFFNPQARLLIENWPVRSKRLVAEFRADCGGRLHTPPLRALIEELSARSPEFDALWKLNDVQEREGGERGFLHPRHGRLVYEQLTLRAALHPDYKLVMLLPITAA, encoded by the coding sequence CTGTCGCCCCCGTCATCTGCCCTCTCTGGAGATTCACCTCAGGGCAGTCGCCTTCTGGGCGAGTTCATCCGTCTGCACCGCAATCGTCTCTCGCCTGCAGCCGCCGGTTTGCCGTCTGCGGGGCGGCGGCGGGCGCCCGGGCTGCGCCGCGAAGAGCTCGCTTCGCTCTGCGGCGTCAGCGCCACATGGATCACCTGGCTGGAACAGGGTCGCTCTGTCGCCGCGTCGGCCAAGACGCTGGAGCGGCTGTCGCACGCGCTGCAACTCAGCACAGCGGAACGGGCCTACCTCTTCGAGCTGGCCCGGCGGCGTGACCCCAGTGAGCCCACGGCACCTCCCAAGGCGGTCGATGTCGTGCTGCGCAGCGTGCACGCGATGGGACATCCGGCCTATGTGCTGAATCAGCGGTGGGACGTGGTGGCCGGCAATGCCCCCGCCGCCGATCTGTTTCTCGACTGGCAGGCCGACGGCACCGAGGCCGATCCGACGGCACCCCCGAATCTGTTCCGCTTTCTGTTCTTCAATCCCCAGGCCCGGCTGCTGATCGAGAACTGGCCCGTTCGGTCCAAGCGCCTGGTCGCGGAATTCCGGGCGGATTGCGGCGGTCGTCTGCACACGCCACCCCTGCGCGCATTGATCGAGGAGTTGAGCGCACGCAGCCCCGAGTTCGACGCACTCTGGAAGCTCAACGACGTGCAGGAGCGCGAAGGCGGAGAACGCGGCTTTCTCCACCCCCGGCATGGCCGCCTGGTCTACGAACAACTGACCCTCCGCGCCGCGCTGCATCCGGACTACAAGCTGGTGATGCTGCTGCCGATCACGGCGGCGTGA
- a CDS encoding succinate dehydrogenase assembly factor 2, which yields MPPSTAFADATELSRLRWRARRGMLENDLILQRYFAQRETPFGQDEVDALNALLALDDNTLFDLFLHNSPLPQELDLPRVRELLDTLQRL from the coding sequence ATGCCGCCCTCGACCGCCTTCGCCGACGCCACCGAACTCTCCCGGCTGCGCTGGCGCGCGCGTCGCGGCATGCTGGAGAACGACCTGATCCTGCAGCGCTACTTCGCCCAGCGCGAAACACCGTTCGGCCAGGATGAGGTGGACGCGCTGAACGCCCTGCTGGCGCTGGACGACAACACGCTCTTTGACCTGTTCCTGCACAACAGCCCGCTTCCTCAGGAGCTGGATCTGCCGCGGGTCCGGGAATTGCTTGACACCTTGCAGCGCTTGTGA
- the leuC gene encoding 3-isopropylmalate dehydratase large subunit has product MGRTLYDKLWDEHVVRTEDDGTALLYIDRHLVHEVTSPQAFEGLQLAGRKVWRVSANLAVADHNVPTTDRAEGIADPISKLQVDTLDANCAANGITEFRMNDRRQGIVHVIGPEQGATLPGMTVVCGDSHTSTHGAFGALAFGIGTSEVEHVLATQTLLAPKMKNMLVRVDGALPAGCRAKDIALAVIGKIGTAGGTGYTLEFAGSTIAALSMEGRMTLCNMAIEAGARAGLVAVDDITVNYVRGRPFAPTGVAWDMAVQYWRGLHSDADATFDRVVTLDARELVPQVTWGTSPEMVLPIDGRVPDPDKEKDANKRSAMERALTYMGLEPNKAVADIRIDKVFIGSCTNSRIEDLRDAAHVVAGRHVAANVRQALVVPGSGLVKAQAEAEGLDKIFRAAGFEWREPGCSMCLAMNADRLEPGERCASTSNRNFEGRQGAGGRTHLVSPAMAAAAAIAGHFVDVRKL; this is encoded by the coding sequence ATGGGCCGTACGCTGTACGACAAATTATGGGACGAGCATGTGGTACGTACCGAGGATGACGGTACCGCGCTGCTCTATATCGACCGCCACCTGGTGCACGAAGTCACCAGCCCGCAAGCCTTTGAAGGCCTGCAACTCGCGGGCCGCAAGGTCTGGCGGGTGAGTGCCAATCTGGCCGTGGCCGATCACAACGTGCCCACGACCGACCGCGCTGAGGGCATCGCCGATCCGATATCAAAGCTGCAGGTCGACACGCTTGATGCCAACTGCGCGGCCAACGGCATCACCGAGTTCCGCATGAACGACCGCCGCCAGGGCATCGTGCATGTCATCGGTCCCGAACAGGGCGCCACGCTGCCGGGCATGACGGTGGTCTGCGGCGATTCGCACACCAGCACTCACGGCGCGTTCGGGGCTCTGGCCTTCGGCATTGGCACCAGTGAAGTCGAGCACGTGCTGGCCACCCAGACCCTGCTCGCGCCCAAGATGAAGAACATGCTGGTGCGCGTGGACGGGGCGCTGCCCGCAGGCTGTCGCGCCAAGGACATCGCGCTGGCCGTCATCGGCAAGATCGGCACCGCCGGGGGCACGGGCTACACCCTCGAGTTTGCGGGCAGCACCATCGCCGCGCTCAGCATGGAGGGGCGCATGACTTTGTGCAATATGGCCATCGAGGCCGGCGCGCGCGCAGGGCTGGTGGCTGTGGACGACATCACCGTCAACTATGTGCGCGGTCGTCCCTTCGCGCCCACCGGCGTGGCATGGGACATGGCGGTGCAGTACTGGCGCGGCCTGCATTCCGATGCAGATGCGACGTTCGACCGCGTGGTCACGCTCGACGCGCGTGAACTGGTGCCGCAGGTCACCTGGGGCACGTCGCCGGAAATGGTGCTGCCGATCGACGGCCGCGTGCCCGACCCCGACAAGGAAAAGGACGCCAACAAACGCTCGGCGATGGAGCGTGCGCTGACCTATATGGGCCTGGAGCCGAACAAGGCGGTTGCCGATATCCGCATCGACAAGGTGTTCATCGGCTCCTGCACCAACTCGCGCATCGAAGACCTGCGCGACGCGGCGCATGTGGTGGCCGGACGGCATGTCGCGGCGAATGTACGGCAGGCGCTGGTGGTGCCGGGCTCGGGTCTGGTGAAGGCGCAGGCCGAGGCCGAAGGGCTGGACAAAATCTTCAGGGCTGCGGGCTTTGAATGGCGCGAGCCCGGCTGCTCCATGTGCCTGGCCATGAACGCCGACCGCCTGGAGCCTGGTGAACGCTGCGCCTCCACGTCCAATCGCAACTTCGAAGGGCGGCAGGGCGCAGGCGGACGCACCCATCTGGTCAGTCCAGCCATGGCTGCGGCCGCGGCCATCGCCGGGCATTTTGTCGATGTACGCAAACTCTGA
- the gltA gene encoding citrate synthase, with amino-acid sequence MTQSSDKATLSFSDGSPSIDLPIHKGTIGPDVIDIRKLYGQTGKFTYDPGFLSTASCSSAITYIDGDKGELLYRGYPIEQIAVQCDYMETCYLILYGELPNAQQKKAFADRVTQHTMVHEQMQFFLRGFRRDAHPMAVLTGLVGAMSAFYPDSINVNDPEQRDISAIRLIAKMPTLVAMAYKYTMGQPYMYPQNKLSYAANFMRMMWATPCEDYEPNPVIERALDRIFILHADHEQNASTSTVRLCASSGTNPFAAIAAGVACLWGPAHGGANEACLNMLDDIQARGGVAKIGEFINEVKDKNSSVRLMGFGHRVYKNYDPRAKLMRETCHEVLDALGLHDDPMFKLAMTLEKIALEDDYFIQRKLYPNVDFYSGIVQKAIGVPVSLFTANFALARTVGWIAQLNEMLTDPEYKIGRPRQLFTGSARRDVKPIAERG; translated from the coding sequence ATGACTCAATCAAGTGACAAAGCGACCCTCTCGTTCAGCGACGGCTCGCCCAGCATCGATCTGCCGATCCACAAGGGCACCATCGGCCCGGACGTGATCGACATCCGCAAGCTGTATGGCCAGACCGGCAAGTTCACTTACGACCCGGGCTTTCTGTCCACCGCGTCGTGCAGCTCGGCCATCACCTACATCGACGGCGACAAGGGCGAGTTGCTCTACCGCGGCTATCCCATCGAGCAGATCGCCGTGCAGTGCGACTACATGGAAACCTGCTACCTGATCCTGTACGGCGAGCTGCCGAACGCCCAGCAGAAAAAGGCCTTTGCGGACCGCGTGACCCAGCACACCATGGTGCACGAGCAGATGCAGTTCTTCCTGCGCGGATTCCGCCGCGACGCCCACCCCATGGCCGTGCTCACCGGCCTGGTCGGCGCCATGTCGGCGTTCTACCCCGATTCGATCAACGTTAACGACCCCGAGCAGCGCGACATCTCGGCCATCCGCCTCATCGCCAAGATGCCCACCCTGGTGGCCATGGCGTACAAGTACACCATGGGCCAGCCCTATATGTACCCGCAGAACAAGCTCAGCTATGCGGCGAATTTCATGCGCATGATGTGGGCCACGCCGTGCGAGGACTACGAGCCCAATCCGGTGATCGAGCGGGCGCTCGACCGCATTTTCATCCTGCACGCCGACCATGAGCAGAATGCCTCCACCTCGACGGTGCGCTTGTGCGCGTCCAGCGGCACCAACCCGTTCGCGGCAATTGCCGCTGGCGTGGCCTGCCTGTGGGGGCCTGCGCACGGCGGCGCCAACGAGGCCTGCCTGAACATGCTCGACGACATCCAGGCCCGGGGCGGCGTGGCCAAGATCGGCGAGTTCATCAACGAGGTCAAGGACAAGAACTCCTCGGTGCGGCTGATGGGCTTCGGCCACCGCGTCTACAAGAACTACGACCCCCGCGCCAAGCTCATGCGCGAGACCTGCCACGAAGTGCTCGATGCCCTGGGCCTGCACGACGACCCGATGTTCAAGCTGGCGATGACCCTGGAAAAAATCGCCCTGGAAGACGACTACTTCATCCAGCGCAAGCTCTACCCCAACGTCGACTTCTATTCGGGCATCGTGCAGAAGGCCATCGGCGTGCCGGTGTCGCTGTTCACCGCCAACTTCGCGCTGGCGCGCACCGTGGGCTGGATCGCCCAGCTCAACGAAATGCTCACCGACCCCGAGTACAAGATCGGCCGACCGCGCCAGCTCTTCACCGGCTCGGCGCGCCGTGACGTCAAGCCCATCGCCGAACGGGGCTGA
- a CDS encoding entericidin A/B family lipoprotein has translation MKPLLTLLLLAASLLSLTACNTVAGVGQDLKAGGQAITNAADKSK, from the coding sequence ATGAAACCCCTGCTGACCCTTCTTCTGCTTGCCGCCTCGCTGCTGTCCCTGACCGCCTGCAATACCGTGGCGGGTGTGGGCCAGGATCTCAAGGCGGGTGGCCAAGCCATCACCAATGCGGCTGACAAGTCGAAATAA